A stretch of the Uranotaenia lowii strain MFRU-FL chromosome 3, ASM2978415v1, whole genome shotgun sequence genome encodes the following:
- the LOC129757184 gene encoding alcohol dehydrogenase-like: MALSGKTAIITGGARGIGFATAEELLKSGVEKVLILDVGQSLDPARENTLKLINAQASIFYSQCDITDKSALEGIFRKNDLGRLDILVNCAGVLCEHDVARAVAVNLTGLIDCTMLAFDVMGKHKSGSGGAVVNIASIAGFEPMDLCAVYSATKSGVIGFTRAMGSKDVFEHTGIKVVAICPGGTDTDMVMSKGECAIKVTFPWLEAKQIALLEQIPLQKPSAVGKAVVQAVLTAQPGSIWISNEDKVTPMHYGENTFF, from the exons ATGGCATTGAGCGGTAAAACAGCTATCATCACCGGTGGCGCCAGAGGAATCGGATTTGCCACAGCCGAGGAACTGTTGAAAAGTGGAGTTGAA AAAGTTCTAATTTTGGACGTTGGTCAAAGTTTGGACCCCGCTCGAGAAAACACTCTGAAGCTGATCAACGCGCAGGCAtcaattttctacagccaatgTGATATCACAGACAAATCAGCATTGGAagggatttttcgaaaaaacgatCTTGGAAGGCTTGACATATTGGTCAATTGTGCGGGAGTTTTGTGTGAACATGACGTCGCTCGGGCCGTTGCCGTGAACTTG ACCGGATTGATCGACTGCACTATGCTGGCCTTCGATGTGATGGGTAAGCATAAATCGGGCTCTGGAGGTGCAGTTGTCAACATTGCTTCGATCGCTGGTTTTGAGCCGATGGACTTGTGTGCAGTTTACAGTGCAACGAAAAGTGGCGTAATTGGGTTTACAAGAGCTATGGGT AGCAAAGATGTTTTCGAACATACCGGCATCAAAGTGGTGGCAATCTGTCCTGGAGGAACCGACACCGATATGGTTATGTCGAAAGGCGAATGTGCCATCAAGGTGACGTTTCCGTGGCTGGAGGCAAAACAGATAGCTTTGCTGGAACAAATTCCTTTGCAAAA acCATCTGCTGTGGGAAAAGCTGTCGTTCAAGCCGTTTTGACAGCGCAGCCAGGATCGATTTGGATTAGTAACGAGGACAAAGTAACTCCAATGCACTATGGAGAAAATACGTTCTTCTGA